One part of the Palaemon carinicauda isolate YSFRI2023 chromosome 23, ASM3689809v2, whole genome shotgun sequence genome encodes these proteins:
- the LOC137617545 gene encoding uncharacterized protein, with amino-acid sequence MIRPDTRHLWQTVSSMIREGSDKKEWRNVNSEWNPADDATRSKQSERQLLIELDMHLSTEIISLAETVVVQVTQRVDYEIDIESLEKGGTIRASSSLRRLKPILRNGLLCVGGRLSSANISPSERHPIILLYKGHLTDMVIQYYYEHSNHMGVMHVLSLMREKFWVIKGHAAVRRVLSRCVRCRRAHGKIIEQLMADLPPDRVESGKTPSYCTGVDLFGPFFVKRGRRQMKHWGVIFTCLNMRAIHVEVAFKSHIRLIH; translated from the exons ATGATCAggccagataccagacatttgtggcaaaccgtgtcctctatgataagggagggcagtgatAAGAAAGAGTGGAGGAATGTTAACTCTGAGTggaacccagcagacgatgcaacacgttccaagcagtcCGAAAG GCAGCTGCTCATTGAGCTAGATATGCATTTGTCCACCGAAATTATTAGCTTGGCAGAGACggtggtagtgcaggtaacacagcgtgttgattacgAGATAGATatagagagccttgagaagggaggaactattagggcctctagctccctaagaaggttgaaaccaatcctgaGAAATGGGCTTCTGTGCGTTGGAGGTAGGTTATCTTCGGCAAATATCTCTCCAAGCGAAAGACATCCAATTATTTTGCTGTATAAGGGCCActtgacagacatggtgatccagtattattatgagcattctaaccatatgggtgtaatgcatgttttgagcctgatgagggagaaattttgggtaaTTAAGGGCCATGCAGCAGTGCGACGCGTGCTGAGTAGATGCGTCAGGTGTCGCAGGGCACATGGAAAGATTatcgagcagctaatggccgatctACCACCTGATCGTGTGGAGTCGGGGAAAACCCCATCTTATTGCACCGGGGTGGACCTTTTTGGGCCATTCTTCGTAAAACGAGGCAGAAGACAGATGAAAcattggggagttatattcacttgCTTGAACATGAGGGCAATACACGTGGAGGTAGCCTTCAAATCTCACATCAGACTCATTCATTAG